A single window of Deinococcus seoulensis DNA harbors:
- a CDS encoding non-heme iron oxygenase ferredoxin subunit — MSDPTRVLAGHTAEMPEGHQTAVDLNGVSVLVVNFEGTYYALRNNCTHKDFPLLGGDVSMGRVTCEKHGAKFELATGKAKTLPAVKPVKLYRTQVEDGQLYVSEL, encoded by the coding sequence ATGAGCGACCCCACCCGAGTCCTGGCCGGACACACCGCCGAGATGCCCGAAGGGCACCAGACTGCCGTCGACCTGAACGGCGTCAGCGTGCTCGTCGTGAACTTCGAGGGCACGTACTACGCCCTGCGGAACAACTGCACCCACAAGGACTTCCCGCTGCTGGGCGGCGACGTCAGCATGGGCCGCGTCACCTGCGAGAAGCACGGCGCGAAATTCGAACTCGCGACCGGGAAGGCCAAGACGCTGCCCGCCGTGAAGCCCGTGAAGCTCTACCGGACGCAGGTCGAGGACGGCCAGCTGTACGTCTCCGAGCTGTAA
- a CDS encoding ankyrin repeat domain-containing protein, whose translation MTDGAGEVVGDREAAFFLAIKTRDEALLRALVDGDAGLLTLPSPMGVSPVLFAVYYGRADMARVLVELGAPLDVFEAAALGDEAALTRALDADPALVSGVSGDGFSPLGLAAFFGQAGVAEALLSRGADVNAVSRNAMRVQPLHSAVAGGHGALARALVMAGADVNATQQDEFTPLMAAAQNGDAGLVLFLRQRGADAEARTGDGRRAADFAREEGHAVLADSLDGPLPA comes from the coding sequence ATGACTGACGGAGCTGGTGAGGTGGTGGGGGACCGCGAGGCGGCGTTCTTCCTGGCGATCAAGACGCGCGACGAGGCACTGCTGCGCGCCCTGGTGGACGGGGACGCGGGGCTGTTGACCCTGCCCAGCCCGATGGGTGTGAGTCCGGTGCTGTTCGCGGTGTACTACGGCCGGGCGGACATGGCGCGCGTGCTGGTGGAGCTGGGCGCGCCCCTGGACGTGTTCGAGGCGGCGGCGCTGGGCGACGAGGCGGCCCTGACGCGCGCACTGGACGCCGACCCGGCACTGGTCAGTGGCGTGAGCGGGGACGGGTTCAGTCCGCTGGGTCTCGCGGCGTTCTTCGGGCAGGCGGGGGTCGCGGAGGCGCTGTTGTCGCGCGGCGCGGACGTGAACGCGGTGAGCCGCAATGCGATGCGGGTGCAGCCGCTGCACTCGGCGGTGGCGGGCGGGCACGGAGCACTCGCGCGGGCGCTGGTCATGGCGGGCGCGGACGTGAACGCCACGCAGCAGGACGAGTTCACGCCGCTGATGGCCGCCGCGCAGAACGGCGACGCGGGACTGGTGCTGTTCCTGCGTCAGCGCGGCGCGGATGCGGAGGCCCGCACGGGGGACGGTCGCCGCGCCGCCGACTTTGCGCGCGAGGAGGGGCACGCGGTCCTGGCCGACTCGCTGGATGGGCCCCTCCCGGCGTGA
- a CDS encoding serine hydrolase domain-containing protein, which translates to MPPSMVQVSPESQGLPSGAVLAWLDALAADGLELHGFTLRRSGRVVAGGHWFPYGPERVHHVYSLSKAFAAVGVGLLVQEGRLSVEDRGVDLFPDALPPVVGGHLRAMRVEDLLTMRTGHAADVTDALVATGDGDWVTAFLAQPVEFQPGTHFVYDSGASFLLSALVQRVTGETLLEFLTPRLLEPLGFRGARWVSNARGVNLGGWGLHLRTGDVASFGQLLLNRGMWQGQRLLSAAWVDAMSAAHVPPGTNPGDENSDWAQGYGYQVWRCRHGVYRADGAFGQFCVVMPQQDMVLAVTAGVRDMGRVLDHTWTHLLGAGQPSPLPPGADTEALRVRCETLTLDVPELLDPPPLRDVQAHFTFDPNDEGWESATLTIAGERGTLALDGPTSNTVRFTLNAWEEQTLDTWGTTVALTVRAGWQADGTLALTLLLIEDGARWEVRWPAPDASLSVGRCAPHYGEGHTLSARPSTLGA; encoded by the coding sequence GTGCCTCCTTCTATGGTTCAGGTGTCGCCGGAGTCTCAGGGTCTGCCGTCCGGGGCGGTGCTGGCGTGGCTGGACGCGCTGGCGGCGGACGGGCTGGAGCTGCATGGGTTCACGTTGCGGCGCTCGGGTCGGGTGGTGGCCGGGGGGCACTGGTTCCCGTACGGGCCGGAGCGGGTGCATCACGTGTACTCGCTGAGCAAGGCGTTCGCTGCGGTGGGCGTGGGGCTGCTGGTACAGGAGGGTCGTCTGAGCGTGGAGGACCGGGGGGTGGACCTCTTTCCGGACGCCCTGCCGCCGGTGGTGGGTGGGCACCTGCGGGCCATGCGGGTCGAGGATCTGCTGACCATGCGGACGGGGCACGCGGCGGACGTGACGGACGCGTTGGTGGCGACGGGGGACGGGGACTGGGTGACGGCGTTCCTGGCGCAGCCGGTCGAGTTCCAGCCGGGGACGCACTTCGTGTACGACAGTGGCGCGTCGTTCCTGCTGTCGGCGCTGGTGCAGCGCGTGACCGGGGAGACGCTGCTGGAGTTCCTGACGCCGCGCCTGCTGGAGCCGCTGGGGTTCCGGGGGGCGCGCTGGGTCAGCAACGCGCGGGGCGTGAATCTGGGCGGGTGGGGTCTGCACCTGCGCACCGGGGACGTGGCGAGCTTTGGTCAACTGCTGCTGAACCGGGGCATGTGGCAGGGGCAGAGGCTCCTGTCTGCGGCGTGGGTGGACGCCATGAGTGCCGCGCACGTCCCGCCCGGCACGAACCCCGGCGACGAAAACAGCGACTGGGCGCAGGGGTACGGGTATCAGGTGTGGCGCTGCCGTCACGGCGTGTACCGGGCGGACGGGGCGTTCGGGCAGTTCTGCGTGGTGATGCCGCAGCAGGACATGGTGCTGGCCGTCACGGCGGGCGTGAGGGACATGGGGCGGGTGCTGGATCACACCTGGACGCACCTGCTGGGCGCGGGGCAGCCCTCTCCCCTGCCACCCGGCGCCGACACGGAGGCGCTGCGGGTGCGTTGTGAAACCCTCACGCTGGACGTGCCGGAGCTCCTCGATCCGCCCCCGCTGCGGGACGTGCAGGCGCACTTCACGTTCGACCCGAACGACGAGGGCTGGGAGAGTGCGACCCTGACCATCGCGGGTGAACGCGGCACACTCGCACTTGATGGGCCGACATCGAACACGGTCCGGTTCACGCTGAACGCCTGGGAGGAGCAGACGCTGGACACCTGGGGCACCACCGTCGCCCTGACCGTCCGGGCAGGCTGGCAGGCCGACGGAACGCTGGCCCTGACGCTGCTGCTGATCGAGGACGGCGCCCGCTGGGAGGTGCGCTGGCCCGCGCCCGACGCGTCCCTGTCGGTGGGGCGGTGCGCCCCGCACTACGGCGAGGGCCACACGCTGAGTGCCCGACCCTCTACCCTGGGCGCATGA
- a CDS encoding acetyl-CoA C-acetyltransferase — protein sequence MSKLVIVAAKRTPIGSFMGSLKDVSAADLGITAAKAVLEGVNGADVTDVIVGNVLQAGNGMNVGRQVGIGAGLPNDVPGLTVNRVCGSGLQSVISAAQGIRAGDGQLYLAGGTESMSRAPYLLPRAREGYRLGHAQTLDSILSDGLTDVFGNYHMGITAENIAEAWNLTREEQDAFALESQNRAATAQAGGFFADELVSVEVPGRKGPTTFSADEYPRATTAEALAKLKPAFKKDGTVTAGNASGINDGAAMLLVASEEYAQAHGLPVLAEIASYAAIGVDPAIMGIGPARAVPVALTRAGMSVADVDLFELNEAFAAQSLAVVRDLNADPARVNVTGGAVALGHPIGASGARVLVTLIHQLRRLGKETGVASLCIGGGMGIAVVVRARA from the coding sequence ATGAGCAAACTGGTGATCGTGGCGGCGAAGCGCACGCCAATCGGAAGTTTCATGGGCAGCCTGAAAGACGTGTCGGCCGCCGACCTGGGCATCACGGCCGCAAAAGCCGTGCTGGAAGGCGTGAACGGCGCGGACGTGACCGACGTGATCGTGGGCAACGTCCTTCAGGCCGGAAACGGCATGAACGTGGGCCGACAGGTGGGCATCGGCGCGGGCCTGCCCAATGACGTGCCAGGCCTGACCGTGAACCGCGTGTGCGGCAGCGGCCTCCAGTCGGTCATCAGCGCCGCGCAGGGCATCAGGGCCGGGGACGGACAGCTGTACCTCGCGGGCGGCACCGAGAGCATGAGCCGCGCCCCGTACCTCCTCCCCCGCGCCCGTGAGGGGTACCGGCTGGGGCACGCGCAGACACTGGACAGCATCCTCTCGGACGGCCTGACCGACGTGTTCGGGAACTACCACATGGGCATCACCGCCGAGAACATCGCAGAAGCGTGGAACCTGACGCGCGAGGAACAGGACGCCTTCGCGCTGGAAAGCCAGAACCGCGCCGCCACCGCGCAAGCCGGAGGCTTCTTCGCCGATGAACTCGTCAGCGTGGAGGTGCCGGGCCGCAAGGGCCCCACCACCTTCAGCGCCGACGAGTACCCCCGCGCCACCACCGCCGAGGCCCTCGCCAAGCTGAAACCCGCCTTCAAAAAGGACGGGACCGTCACCGCCGGGAACGCCAGCGGCATCAACGACGGGGCCGCCATGCTGCTGGTCGCCAGCGAGGAGTACGCCCAGGCGCACGGCCTGCCGGTCCTGGCCGAGATTGCCAGTTACGCCGCCATCGGCGTGGACCCCGCCATCATGGGCATCGGCCCCGCCAGGGCCGTCCCCGTCGCCCTGACCCGCGCCGGAATGAGCGTCGCGGACGTGGACCTGTTCGAACTGAACGAGGCCTTCGCCGCGCAGTCCCTCGCCGTCGTGCGCGACCTGAACGCCGACCCGGCCCGCGTGAACGTCACGGGCGGCGCCGTCGCCCTCGGGCACCCCATCGGCGCTTCCGGGGCGCGCGTGCTCGTCACGCTGATCCACCAGCTGCGCCGCCTGGGCAAGGAAACCGGCGTCGCCAGCCTGTGCATCGGCGGCGGCATGGGCATCGCCGTCGTGGTGCGCGCGCGGGCGTAA
- a CDS encoding DoxX family protein translates to MPDQPARELQRPTPGVLLLSLLFVGAGALHFVTPRVFDSIVPGWVPLPARTATLISGAAELLGGLGLLHSATRPAARWGLLALLLAVLPANVNMAQHPQQFGLPGWALWARLPLQPLLMWAVWRAGRDRAFPHG, encoded by the coding sequence ATGCCCGATCAACCCGCCCGTGAACTTCAGCGGCCCACGCCCGGCGTCCTGCTGCTGAGCCTCCTGTTCGTGGGGGCGGGCGCGCTGCATTTCGTCACGCCGCGCGTGTTCGACAGCATCGTGCCCGGCTGGGTGCCCCTGCCCGCGCGCACCGCCACGCTGATCAGCGGCGCGGCCGAACTGCTGGGCGGCCTGGGGTTGCTGCACTCCGCCACGCGCCCGGCGGCCCGCTGGGGCCTGCTTGCCCTGCTGCTGGCCGTGTTGCCCGCGAACGTGAACATGGCGCAGCATCCGCAGCAGTTCGGACTGCCCGGCTGGGCACTCTGGGCGAGGTTGCCGCTGCAACCGCTGCTGATGTGGGCCGTGTGGCGGGCCGGACGGGACCGCGCGTTCCCGCACGGGTGA
- a CDS encoding metallophosphoesterase family protein produces MRVAVISDVHGNAFALEAVLREVRAAAPDLTVNLGDQVEGSADPARALSMQAELARSGALEVRGNNEEKLWPGGRRSPLSRSYGEWLTANTDPALLARVAALPLTARAGDLLAFHGTPDSAWDSLLWVWDTGGYYRARDPRTLRAQVEPLEAAVVVCGHTHRAGATRVGDTLIVNAGAVSDQVDGDPRARWTQLDRLNGQWAVTFHATEYDIEAAVTWAATHTPFSQGEASLLRTGTMDARGDGVWEGPQP; encoded by the coding sequence ATGAGGGTCGCAGTGATCAGTGACGTGCACGGGAACGCCTTCGCGCTGGAGGCCGTGCTGCGCGAGGTCCGGGCCGCCGCGCCGGACCTGACCGTGAACCTGGGCGATCAGGTCGAGGGCAGCGCCGACCCCGCCCGCGCCCTGAGCATGCAGGCAGAACTGGCCCGGAGTGGGGCGCTGGAGGTGCGCGGCAACAACGAGGAGAAACTCTGGCCGGGCGGCCGCCGTTCGCCGCTGTCACGGTCGTACGGCGAGTGGCTCACGGCGAACACCGACCCGGCGTTGCTGGCCCGCGTGGCCGCCCTGCCGCTGACCGCGCGGGCCGGGGACCTGCTGGCCTTTCACGGCACGCCGGACAGCGCCTGGGACAGCCTGCTGTGGGTCTGGGACACGGGCGGGTACTACCGCGCCCGCGACCCCAGAACCCTGCGTGCCCAGGTGGAACCCCTTGAAGCCGCCGTGGTCGTGTGCGGGCACACCCACCGCGCGGGCGCGACCCGCGTGGGCGACACGCTGATCGTGAACGCCGGGGCGGTCAGCGATCAGGTGGACGGCGACCCCCGCGCCCGCTGGACGCAGCTGGACCGCTTGAACGGCCAGTGGGCCGTCACCTTCCACGCCACGGAGTACGACATAGAGGCGGCCGTCACCTGGGCCGCCACGCACACCCCGTTCAGTCAGGGCGAGGCCAGCCTCCTGAGGACCGGCACGATGGACGCGCGCGGCGACGGCGTGTGGGAAGGCCCGCAACCCTGA
- a CDS encoding Bax inhibitor-1/YccA family protein encodes MQTYPTTRTNTTDLVRTFMARTYSWMAAGLALTAGIAWLTASNEALAYQVLNLRMPLIIAQLALVFVLSLGAQRLPSALAGVLFIVYAALTGLTFSSILLAYDMSAVTAAFATTAGTFGLMSVAGFVIKKDLSAMGRFFMFAVIGLFVAMIVNLFVASSALTLGISIVGVLLFAGLTAYDTQMLRNLALSGVQGEQAERAAINGALALYLDFINMFLFILRLFGIGGSRD; translated from the coding sequence ATGCAGACCTACCCCACCACCCGAACCAACACGACGGATCTTGTCCGCACCTTCATGGCCCGCACGTACTCCTGGATGGCCGCCGGCCTGGCCCTCACGGCCGGCATCGCGTGGCTGACCGCCAGCAACGAGGCCCTGGCGTACCAGGTGCTGAACCTGCGCATGCCGCTGATCATCGCGCAGCTGGCGCTGGTGTTCGTCCTGAGCCTCGGCGCGCAGCGTCTGCCCAGCGCCCTGGCCGGGGTGCTGTTCATCGTGTACGCCGCCCTGACCGGCCTGACCTTCTCCTCGATCCTGCTGGCCTACGACATGAGCGCCGTGACCGCCGCGTTCGCCACGACCGCCGGCACCTTCGGCCTGATGAGCGTGGCGGGCTTCGTGATCAAGAAGGACCTGAGCGCCATGGGCCGCTTCTTCATGTTCGCCGTGATCGGCCTGTTCGTCGCGATGATCGTGAACCTGTTCGTGGCCAGCAGCGCCCTGACGCTGGGCATCAGCATCGTGGGCGTGCTGCTGTTCGCGGGCCTGACCGCCTACGACACCCAGATGCTGCGTAACCTCGCCCTGAGCGGCGTGCAGGGCGAGCAGGCCGAGCGGGCCGCCATCAACGGCGCGCTGGCCCTGTACCTGGACTTCATCAACATGTTCCTGTTCATCCTGCGTCTGTTCGGAATCGGCGGCAGCCGCGACTGA
- the treY gene encoding malto-oligosyltrehalose synthase, with translation MTPAGTTAPMTHLPAATYRLQLHRDFDFAAARRTLPYLKRLGVTDVYLSPIWTSTPGSTHGYDVTDHTQINPELGGLTGLRRLSGRARELGLGLIVDFVPNHMGIQGGHNPYWEDVLRHGQASRYAHFFDISWHPLKRALDGKVLLPVLGDQYGRVLERGELRLQRDGGHFTLQYWERTLPMSPRSLSLLLGWVEAALPRGTDTGVRAELASIRRSVDNLPRSTTGDLTDTDRVIRAQEVEVMTRRLSGLAQDSGSVRAALDQAVQTVNDDPARLDALIGEQNYRLAFWKVAAEEINYRRFFDINDLAALRMEDPRVFAWAHATLFELLREGLIQGVRLDHTDGLFDPAGYFRGLQAGAAHALGLDPQALEAGEPLPLYVVAEKILEPGEQLPPDWAIHGTTGYDFLAQLNGVFVDGTNEEEVSAVYRRFTGDRAPYSEHLYHGKHLIQRVSLPGEVNVLTEHLERLAEADLRARDFTLSTLRAAIREVIATFPVYRTYIRADGQREPGDDAKIGHAIRDARVQSRRSGAALDPSVFDYLHSVLTLNAPDEATRAAYADFTLKFQQLTGPVTAKGAEDTAFYRYARLLSLNEVGGDPALFGTPLRSFHESVTARATHWPQAMLGGSTHDTKRGEDTRARISVLSEMPQTWAAYLSRWAPLLRSLSTELELGAAPTTLDTYALLQNVLGAYPLDGNLTDLPDRLAAYMVKAAREAKLRTSWAAPDEEYEAALESLVRGLLGNDSFMTSLRELHGRISPYGAQNSLSATLVRLTAPGVPDTYQGSEDWNQSLVDPDNRRPVDYAALNRTLGRLERGAGRALAHRLLGNFEDGNVKVMVTWAALHTRAQHPELFRSGTYHAIDAGRHALAFRREHAGQVAVTVAPRLTLTLTREQTPWAMAETWGTRQISLPTGTYRNTLTGESLKVRGARMPLAKVLEDFPLALLIRE, from the coding sequence ATGACGCCGGCCGGAACGACCGCGCCCATGACGCACCTTCCGGCGGCCACGTACCGCCTGCAACTGCACCGTGACTTCGATTTCGCGGCGGCGCGGCGCACCCTGCCGTACCTGAAACGGCTGGGCGTGACCGACGTGTACCTCTCGCCCATCTGGACCAGCACGCCCGGCAGCACGCACGGGTACGACGTGACCGACCACACGCAGATCAACCCGGAACTCGGGGGGCTGACGGGACTGCGCCGCCTGTCGGGCCGCGCGCGGGAACTGGGCCTGGGCCTGATCGTGGATTTCGTGCCGAACCACATGGGCATCCAGGGTGGGCACAACCCCTACTGGGAGGACGTGCTGCGCCACGGGCAGGCCAGCCGTTACGCGCACTTCTTCGACATCTCGTGGCATCCGCTCAAGCGCGCGCTGGACGGCAAGGTGCTGCTGCCGGTGCTGGGCGACCAGTACGGTCGGGTGCTGGAGCGGGGCGAACTGCGCCTGCAACGCGATGGCGGGCACTTCACGCTGCAGTACTGGGAGCGCACGCTGCCCATGTCGCCGCGCAGCCTGTCACTGCTGCTCGGGTGGGTCGAGGCGGCCCTGCCGCGCGGCACCGATACCGGCGTGCGCGCCGAACTGGCCAGCATCCGCCGCAGCGTGGACAACCTGCCGCGCAGCACCACCGGGGACCTGACCGACACGGACCGCGTGATCCGCGCGCAGGAGGTCGAGGTCATGACCCGCCGCCTGAGCGGACTGGCGCAGGATTCCGGTTCCGTGCGCGCGGCGCTCGATCAGGCCGTGCAGACCGTGAACGACGACCCCGCCCGCCTGGACGCCCTGATCGGCGAGCAGAACTACCGGCTGGCGTTCTGGAAGGTCGCGGCCGAGGAGATCAACTACCGCCGGTTCTTCGACATCAACGACCTCGCGGCGCTGCGCATGGAGGACCCGCGCGTGTTCGCCTGGGCGCACGCCACGCTGTTCGAACTGCTGCGCGAGGGCCTGATCCAGGGCGTGCGGCTGGACCACACCGACGGGCTGTTCGACCCGGCCGGGTACTTCCGGGGCCTGCAGGCGGGCGCGGCGCACGCGCTGGGCCTGGACCCGCAGGCGCTGGAAGCCGGGGAGCCACTGCCGCTGTACGTGGTCGCCGAGAAGATCCTGGAACCCGGCGAGCAACTGCCGCCCGACTGGGCGATTCACGGCACGACCGGGTACGACTTCCTGGCACAACTGAACGGCGTGTTCGTGGACGGCACCAACGAGGAGGAGGTCAGTGCGGTGTACCGGCGGTTCACCGGGGACCGCGCGCCGTACAGCGAGCACCTGTACCACGGCAAGCACCTGATCCAGCGGGTCAGTCTGCCGGGCGAGGTGAACGTGCTGACCGAGCACCTCGAGCGGCTGGCCGAGGCGGACCTGCGCGCCCGTGACTTCACGCTCAGTACGCTGCGCGCCGCGATCCGCGAGGTCATCGCGACCTTCCCGGTGTACCGCACGTACATCCGCGCCGACGGGCAACGCGAACCCGGTGACGACGCCAAGATCGGGCACGCCATCCGGGACGCCCGCGTGCAGAGCCGCCGCTCGGGGGCCGCGCTGGACCCCAGCGTGTTCGATTACCTGCACTCGGTGCTGACCCTGAACGCCCCGGACGAGGCGACGCGCGCGGCGTACGCGGACTTCACCCTGAAATTCCAGCAGCTGACCGGCCCCGTGACCGCCAAGGGCGCCGAGGACACGGCCTTCTACCGCTACGCGCGCCTGCTGTCCCTGAACGAGGTGGGCGGCGACCCGGCGCTGTTCGGCACGCCGCTGCGGTCCTTCCACGAGTCGGTCACGGCGCGCGCCACGCACTGGCCGCAGGCGATGCTGGGCGGCAGCACGCACGACACCAAACGCGGCGAGGACACCCGCGCCCGCATCAGCGTGCTCTCGGAGATGCCGCAGACCTGGGCCGCGTACCTGAGCCGCTGGGCGCCGCTGCTGCGCTCGCTGAGCACCGAACTGGAACTGGGCGCCGCGCCCACCACCCTGGACACCTACGCACTGCTGCAGAACGTGCTGGGCGCGTACCCGCTGGACGGCAACCTGACGGACCTCCCGGACCGGCTGGCCGCGTACATGGTCAAGGCAGCGCGCGAGGCGAAACTGCGGACCAGCTGGGCCGCACCCGACGAGGAGTACGAGGCCGCGCTGGAATCCCTGGTGCGCGGTCTGCTCGGCAACGACAGCTTCATGACGTCGCTGCGGGAACTGCACGGCCGGATCAGTCCGTACGGCGCGCAGAACAGCCTGAGCGCCACGCTGGTCCGCCTGACCGCGCCCGGCGTGCCCGACACGTACCAGGGAAGCGAGGACTGGAACCAGAGTCTGGTGGACCCCGACAACCGCCGCCCCGTGGACTACGCCGCCCTGAACCGCACGCTGGGCCGCCTGGAACGCGGCGCGGGCCGCGCCCTGGCCCACCGCCTGCTGGGCAACTTCGAGGACGGGAACGTGAAGGTCATGGTCACCTGGGCCGCCCTGCACACCCGCGCACAGCACCCGGAACTGTTCCGCAGCGGCACGTACCACGCCATCGACGCCGGACGGCACGCCCTGGCCTTCCGCCGCGAGCACGCCGGGCAGGTGGCCGTGACCGTCGCGCCCCGCCTGACCCTGACCCTGACCCGCGAGCAGACACCGTGGGCCATGGCGGAAACCTGGGGCACCCGCCAGATCAGCCTGCCGACCGGCACGTACCGCAACACCCTGACCGGCGAGAGCCTCAAGGTGCGCGGCGCCCGCATGCCACTCGCCAAGGTCCTCGAGGATTTCCCGCTGGCCCTGCTGATCCGCGAGTAG